atgttaaTTGAAATCAACGATTAAAATAACTGGTGGATCGGTAAATATTTACTAAAGTTTAAGTGTGTATCTCTCCAATTTGTTAATTATTCACATCACGTTGGATCAGATGAGATATGTTAGTTAAATTCCCAAGTAATTAAGATTATGCACGCAATTTCGCTGTTTGGCAAGGTGATGTGCTATATCCagtaaacaaattaaaaaaatacagaCTATTAGATATTAcgatatttaaatataatttcatttttttgagTTATTGAAGATGGCTGCCAAATGTGTGTGAATGAAACAAACGCGGGTTCGGTGGTCCTGGAAGCCAAAAACTCAATTTGAATGCTAACCATACATTAacatcttatcttttatatatttatatattttaagtCCCTTGGACATTTCTCTTGCTCCGTAATCCTCTTCTAAGTACAAGATAtattattcaaataattataattaaaaatacaatacaatatagatgttttttaaataaatatttaatttagaaAAAGTCTACGaccaataattttattaaattttgatcGACATGTAAcctacaaaagaaaaatgagtaatcTCATGTCATTGGATAAAATtttacaccattaaaaatattaggaTCTCGCTAGGGAGACAATGGACTATTTGTACAATGGACTATTGAATTACAAAATGAATATTCCTTGTACTATTTAGAATAACCATAATAAATATCATCCCAAAATATTAAATTGATTTTGGGGTTCATCAAGGATCGAATTATTGACTTTTCGGATCTAGCgctaccactcatcccaaaagtttcaaaatggttatatctctaatacttcatAAACTTCTATTGtacatattgtataaatattccattggctcctcatacttttacaaaatattattgatCACAAAAATTACTGGATCTAGcacttataattaatttaaggaAAAGTATATGGAACCAACTAATAATCAGCCAAGAATGGaacaacataattaattataattaattttaggaAAAGTATATGGAACCAACTAATAATCAGCCAAGAATGGaacaacataattaattataattaattttattaatttataatttaatttgttttttaaattattgttgacCACGTTCAAAACATAAGAGAAGATACGCTAGTGATAGGAGAGAATCACGGAACAGTTCATTAGTTAGttccatataattaattatattttattaatgcGTAACACATGAAACATAGAAATCATATCCATATAATCACCGGTGCCTCTGATTTACTAGTTGGCTGATTCTTGGCTTATATAGAGTTGGTTCCCTAGCATTGTTGTTAATTTAAAGGAAGAAGCAAATGAAAGCGTTACAAGATTCCACAATATATTGACTAGGTAGAGATAGAGTAGTAATATACGTAGCTTTAATGGTATGACTTTTTCTTCCATAAAAGCTTTAACCACTTCTCTCTAGTTTCTTCAACAGAGACTGCCCTctgctctttttcttctcccaATTAATAGAGCGAGCAAAAGTCACAGTTTCTTAGAAAGAAATTAACCATGGCTGGTCTTGGTCTACAAAGATCTGCAGTGTCCTTCAGAAGACAAGGCTCATCTGGTTTTGTTTGGGACGACAAGTTCTTGTCTGAAGAAATCAACAAAGCTGaagctgctgctgctgctgctgccgCTGCCGGTGGCGGCGGTGCCAATAACAACCAGCAAGATAATAAAGACCTTCATCAGGATGCTTCTTCTGCTGCTGCACCGCCACTACCACAAATCAACACCGTCCAGAGAAGCCGTTCTAACGGCGGAGGAGCTCGCGGATACCGCACCGGAAAAGTATCGCCGGCAATCGAGCCACCGTCTCCTAAGCTCTCCGCGTGTGGCTTCTGTGCTGCTTTTGGAAAAGCAGACAAGTCTCATCGGAGAAGCCAAGTACCCGCCAAAACCAAGCATCATCGATCGAGGTAGTTTCTTTGTTTTTATCGATGTTGCTgtcgttgttgttgttgttgttatgcTAGGTGCCTTTTCCGGTGGCCGAAGAGAGCATATTCCGGTGAACGCAAATTAAGGGGTTTATTAGTGAATTCTCTTTAATTTAGATGTGTTTAGGTTTGTAGGGTAGAGTAATGATGAGTTTTGCGTTGCTCTTTTGCCTTTACAGTTTTCAATaagttttatttttctattcaaaATATTAATAGTACTTTGATTTCATTATGCTTCTTGCAGACAtgctttatttttaattattttggtcGGCTTATTATTGGATAGATAAGTTTATAATGTATGAATGTATCTATGTGTATACACTTGTTGGGTTCTTCAGGAATAATATCATTTGGATGTTTGTATAATGAAAATCTATATATAGAGATGATTACTATATATTGGGTTTTGAATGTTTATGAGAAattatatttagttatttacaccaatttttttctattataattATCATTTATCGGCAATAAGCAAACATACACAATGGTGGGGGTACATAACCCACGCTTCTATGTTGGCCTTTTAGTTTCAATCACATGATGATCCCAAACCCTCACCTATGGCTATTTCCCTTGTGGAAACGCAACTACaccaaaaagagagaaaatggAATCCTTTTTTAGTAACAATGTAATCTTTTTATGCTATTAGATTTTTGGAGACCTGAATTACAATGGATCTTCAACCCAAATAGGCCCAATAAATACAACCCAAATTTATTTGGTCTTTCTCTCCTCTTCAGAGATTCATAACCACTCATCAAAAACGAAAAAAGTGAACCAACTTGGTTGGTCGAATGGTCAACTCACTCGTCCGTTTAAGTAAGTGTTGGGGGTTCGAATtccgccttgtgcatgcagcaacccgGTGAAAATGGAGATATTGATGTTGCAAGATTAGAGAATATGGATAGAATTCATTAAACTATGAAGGCACTTACTAGTTTTTGTTCTTTCTGGGTTCGGTTTGTCGTTTATGTAGAGAGATTCATTTCATAACTACATATCTTGATCAACTTTTGGTCTTACTTCGCGCAATTGGTGTCTTTTAATAATAAGTGTCTTAATTAAAACCACtatcattattattaatattaatgcATATAGTTTAGAGATTCTTGAATAAATTACTGAA
The Arachis stenosperma cultivar V10309 chromosome 7, arast.V10309.gnm1.PFL2, whole genome shotgun sequence genome window above contains:
- the LOC130941695 gene encoding MAPK kinase substrate protein At1g80180-like isoform X3, encoding MAGLGLQRSAVSFRRQGSSGFVWDDKFLSEEINKAEAAAAAAAAAGGGGANNNQQDNKDLHQDASSAAAPPLPQINTVQRSRSNGGGARGYRTGKVSPAIEPPSPKLSACGFCAAFGKADKSHRRSQVPAKTKHHRSRDS
- the LOC130941695 gene encoding MAPK kinase substrate protein At1g80180-like isoform X1, with protein sequence MAGLGLQRSAVSFRRQGSSGFVWDDKFLSEEINKAEAAAAAAAAAGGGGANNNQQDNKDLHQDASSAAAPPLPQINTVQRSRSNGGGARGYRTGKVSPAIEPPSPKLSACGFCAAFGKADKSHRRSQVPAKTKHHRSRMLRSPGVFNQGLQNN
- the LOC130941695 gene encoding MAPK kinase substrate protein At1g80180-like isoform X2; translated protein: MAGLGLQRSAVSFRRQGSSGFVWDDKFLSEEINKAEAAAAAAAAAGGGGANNNQQDNKDLHQDASSAAAPPLPQINTVQRSRSNGGGARGYRTGKVSPAIEPPSPKLSACGFCAAFGKADKSHRRSQVPAKTKHHRSRFLET